The Pleurodeles waltl isolate 20211129_DDA chromosome 6, aPleWal1.hap1.20221129, whole genome shotgun sequence genome has a segment encoding these proteins:
- the ITPRIP gene encoding inositol 1,4,5-trisphosphate receptor-interacting protein, which produces MQAGFFKVCLVVITAIVNHPLLFPKENATLPEKDENIIQKMREHEENLKMELLRLEQEMIMGQGQKEASLEEEENMKDEGLSSNLWTVVSMIIFLLIEIWRQDYLDEHSQEPNLEEDDSTILGNMFEGVTLPNKAMLACFYEQCIRGATNDAARTREFVEGFADDMLEALRSVCNRDADMEVEDSIGIGSMYENWRVNKPLICDLIVPFSPPEPYRFQSQIWSSEISIPPDKQGYGKIKVCRPDEGGTGCICDKTKLGEDMLCLLHSKNNMAKMNREMEDLLCCKNTQYLDTDQVMKWFQIAVTKAWNKISRKYEFDLTFSHLDAPGALKIKFRSGKCITFNLSPVVQYEDSDVYFMSHVSSSSMLNDTSSSIYWFLSFAVYERRFLKDVIKRLPENSCHLSCLQIATFLHGKQCSLTGQSGLTNYHLKTVLMHLLLARPYADWDFDHLEARLRDMLNYLKKCLQEKKLHHFLIGNPKIPETTQLPEVFRYAEPLNLFRPFVLHRDLYKKTVDMFNEMLKNATVLINEYTLHIPAEHTHIINKVS; this is translated from the coding sequence ATGCAAGCTGGTTTCTTCAAAGTGTGTTTGGTGGTGATCACGGCCATTGTCAACCACCCCCTTCTTTTCCCAAAAGAAAATGCGACTCTACCAGAGAAAGATGAAAACATCATTCAAAAGATGAGGGAGCAtgaagaaaatctcaaaatggAGCTGCTGCGCCTGGAGCAGGAGATGATAATGGGCCAAGGGCAAAAGGAAGCCTCCCTAGAGGAAGAGGAAAACATGAAAGATGAGGGCTTATCATCAAATTTATGGACTGTGGTGTCCATGATCATTTTCTTGTTGATTGAGATCTGGAGACAAGATTATCTAGATGAACATTCACAGGAGCCCAACTTAGAGGAAGATGACTCGACCATCCTTGGGAACATGTTTGAGGGAGTGACACTCCCAAATAAAGCAATGCTTGCCTGCTTTTACGAACAGTGCATTCGCGGGGCAACCAACGATGCTGCCAGGACACGTGAGTTTGTGGAAGGGTTTGCAGATGACATGTTGGAAGCTCTGAGAAGTGTGTGTAACCGGGATGCAGACATGGAAGTGGAGGACAGCATAGGTATTGGTAGCATGTATGAAAACTGGCGTGTGAACAAACCCTTAATTTGTGACTTGATCGTACCTTTTTCCCCTCCCGAGCCGTACCgtttccagtcacagatctggagctCTGAAATATCAATCCCACCAGACAAACAAGGCTACGGGAAGATTAAAGTTTGCAGACCTGATGAAGGAgggacagggtgtatctgtgacaagACCAAGCTTGGAGAAGACATGCTCTGTCTTCTGCACAGCAAAAACAATATGGCAAAGATGAACCGTGAAATGGAGGATTTGCTCTGCTGCAAAAATACTCAGTATCTGGACACAGATCAAGTAATGAAATGGTTCCAGATTGCAGTAACCAAAGCATGGAATAAGATTTCGCGCAAGTATGAGTTTGACCTTACTTTTAGTCATTTAGATGCACCTGGAGCTCTAAAAATAAAGTTTCGCTCTGGAAAGTGTATTACGTTCAACCTCTCTCCGGTGGTGCAATATGAAGATTCAGATGTCTACTTTATGTCCCACGTTTCGAGTAGCAGTATGCTGAATGACACCTCCTCCAGCATTTACTGGTTCCTGTCCTTTGCGGTCTATGAGAGGCGATTCCTGAAAGATGTTATCAAAAGGCTGCCTGAGAATTCATGTCACCTCAGCTGCCTACAGATAGCAACATTCCTCCATGGAAAGCAATGCAGTCTGACCGGACAGAGCGGGCTGACTAACTACCATCTGAAGACAGTGCTGATGCACCTGCTCCTTGCTCGACCCTATGCAGACTGggactttgaccatttggaggccagGCTACGCGATATGCTGAACTACCTGAAGAAATGTCTGCAAGAGAAGAAACTGCACCATTTCCTCATTGGGAACCCAAAGATTCCAGAGACAACTCAGCTTCCAGAAGTATTCCGCTACGCCGAACCTCTAAACCTATTCCGCCCATTTGTGTTGCACAGAGATCTTTACAAGAAGACGGTGGACATGTTTAATGAGATGCTGAAGAATGCTACGGTGTTGATCAACGAGTACACGCTACACATtccagcagaacacacacacatcatcaATAAAGTGTCATAG